Proteins encoded by one window of Blautia faecicola:
- the pelF gene encoding GT4 family glycosyltransferase PelF produces MRICLILEGCYPYIFGGVSTWMHQYINEMKEHEFVLWVIGANAKDKGKFVYELPKNVVEVHEVFLDDALRLKDSGKMLHAFTEEETNSLKELMLCRRPNWEILFRLYHDQKLNPMSFLRSEKFLNILTECCIKDYPYTPFADAFHTMRSMLLPVLYLMGSEVPKADVYHAICTGYGGLLACLGGYVYKKKVLLTEHGIYTREREEEIIRAKWVQPAFKKQWISFFYMLSDIIYTRAFLVSALFTNAMHAQIQMGCDKEKCRVVENGINYERLSPIPLKEEDGWVDIGAIVRLAPIKDIKTMIYAFYELCTTREHVRLHIMGGVDDEEYAQECYALVDQLHLENVIFTGRVDIISYMEKLDFTILTSISEGQPLSVLESFAARRPCVTTDVGCCRELLNGNEEDRYGTAGYCVPPMYREGLAQAMDQMCASRARRLRMGENAQKRVKAYYRKEEMIEKYRKMYQEVEEADGRNRI; encoded by the coding sequence GTGAGAATCTGTCTCATATTGGAGGGGTGTTATCCCTACATATTTGGAGGTGTATCTACCTGGATGCACCAGTATATCAATGAAATGAAAGAACATGAGTTTGTTCTGTGGGTGATTGGAGCAAATGCGAAGGATAAAGGGAAATTTGTCTACGAGCTTCCGAAAAATGTTGTAGAAGTTCACGAGGTCTTTCTGGATGACGCCTTGCGGCTGAAGGATTCAGGAAAAATGCTTCATGCCTTTACAGAGGAAGAGACGAACAGCCTGAAAGAGCTGATGCTGTGTAGACGCCCGAATTGGGAAATCTTGTTTCGGCTCTATCATGACCAGAAGCTGAATCCTATGTCTTTTTTAAGAAGTGAGAAATTCCTGAATATATTGACGGAGTGCTGTATAAAAGATTATCCATATACTCCGTTTGCGGATGCATTTCACACAATGCGTTCTATGCTACTTCCGGTCCTTTATCTAATGGGAAGTGAAGTGCCCAAAGCAGATGTCTACCATGCAATCTGTACAGGATATGGCGGACTTCTTGCATGCCTAGGCGGGTATGTTTATAAGAAGAAAGTGCTGCTGACAGAGCATGGAATATACACAAGAGAGCGTGAAGAAGAGATCATTCGTGCAAAATGGGTACAGCCGGCATTTAAAAAGCAGTGGATTTCTTTCTTCTATATGCTGTCGGATATTATTTATACGAGAGCGTTTCTAGTCTCAGCATTATTTACCAATGCCATGCATGCACAGATCCAGATGGGATGTGACAAGGAGAAATGTCGTGTCGTTGAGAACGGAATCAACTATGAAAGGCTTTCCCCTATTCCATTGAAAGAGGAAGACGGATGGGTTGACATCGGTGCGATCGTGCGTCTGGCACCGATCAAGGATATCAAGACGATGATCTATGCGTTTTATGAGCTTTGCACGACAAGAGAACATGTGCGTCTCCACATTATGGGAGGCGTCGATGATGAGGAGTATGCGCAGGAGTGTTATGCGCTGGTCGATCAGCTTCATCTGGAAAATGTGATCTTTACAGGACGAGTGGATATCATCTCTTATATGGAGAAGCTGGATTTTACAATTTTGACGAGTATATCGGAAGGACAGCCGCTGTCTGTTTTAGAATCATTTGCTGCAAGGCGGCCTTGTGTGACTACAGATGTAGGATGCTGCAGGGAGCTTCTGAATGGTAATGAGGAGGATCGATACGGAACAGCAGGATATTGTGTTCCACCGATGTATCGAGAGGGGCTCGCGCAGGCAATGGATCAGATGTGCGCTTCCAGAGCTCGGAGACTCCGCATGGGGGAGAATGCACAGAAACGAGTGAAAGCATATTATCGAAAAGAAGAAATGATTGAAAAGTACCGGAAGATGTATCAGGAGGTGGAAGAGGCAGATGGCCGGAATCGGATTTGA
- the pelG gene encoding exopolysaccharide Pel transporter PelG produces the protein MAGIGFELKKLFQKRGLAATAKAYGYAGVICTGPMLLGIVLLVGIAFICDHTGATRHNRELLNCMITYTLLASLTVTSFFSMVVTRYIADMLYEERHEAVLSSFWGSTAILLVVGGIMYGIFLLFSGINLIDQFLCLEFFGELIVTWNAMSYLTAIKDYKGILISFITAVAVSLLVGFLLILIGIPHVEALMIAVTIGYGIMLLWDVTLLYRYFPQREISAFFFLRWVDQFLPLAFTGLFTNIGLFAHLVIMWCGPIRVHVQGLFYGAPYHDVPAMIAYLTILITTVNFVVSVEVNFYPKYRNYYSLFNDKGEIKDILQAGNEMRKVLNMELKYTALKQLLTTALAISIGQLLLTYLPLGFNDLMEGYFRTLCVGYGLYAIANTMMLILLYFTDYKGALFATGMFAACTTTFTCVSLFFPQVYYGFGFLLGSAVFFLICTLRLGYFIKKLPYYILSVQPIVAEDKTGFFTRLGCFLEEKIERGDKLEKI, from the coding sequence ATGGCCGGAATCGGATTTGAGTTAAAAAAATTATTCCAGAAGCGCGGACTTGCAGCGACGGCAAAAGCGTATGGGTATGCAGGAGTGATCTGTACAGGTCCGATGCTGCTTGGTATCGTGCTGTTGGTAGGAATCGCTTTTATCTGCGATCATACCGGTGCGACGAGACATAACCGGGAACTTCTGAACTGTATGATTACTTACACACTTCTCGCTTCGTTGACTGTGACCAGTTTCTTCTCTATGGTCGTGACGAGATATATTGCGGATATGCTGTATGAAGAACGCCACGAGGCGGTGCTTTCTTCTTTCTGGGGTTCAACAGCGATCCTGCTTGTAGTCGGCGGAATCATGTATGGGATTTTTCTTCTGTTTTCAGGAATCAATCTGATCGATCAGTTTTTGTGTCTGGAGTTTTTCGGAGAATTGATCGTCACCTGGAATGCGATGAGTTATCTGACAGCGATCAAGGATTACAAAGGGATTCTTATTTCATTTATTACAGCGGTAGCGGTATCATTGTTGGTCGGATTCCTATTGATCCTGATTGGGATTCCACATGTAGAGGCGTTGATGATCGCAGTTACGATCGGTTATGGAATCATGCTGCTTTGGGATGTGACGCTGTTGTACCGTTATTTTCCGCAGAGAGAGATCAGTGCATTTTTCTTTTTACGCTGGGTGGATCAGTTCCTTCCGCTTGCGTTTACAGGCTTGTTCACGAACATCGGACTATTTGCACATCTTGTTATCATGTGGTGCGGACCGATCCGTGTACATGTTCAGGGATTATTTTATGGTGCACCGTATCATGATGTACCTGCGATGATCGCCTATTTGACGATTCTTATTACAACCGTTAATTTCGTTGTATCTGTGGAAGTGAATTTCTATCCGAAATATCGGAATTATTATAGTTTGTTTAATGACAAGGGAGAAATCAAGGATATCCTGCAGGCGGGAAATGAGATGAGAAAGGTTTTAAACATGGAGCTGAAATATACGGCGTTAAAGCAGCTACTTACAACGGCACTGGCGATTTCGATCGGACAGCTGCTTCTGACATATCTTCCGCTTGGATTTAATGATCTTATGGAAGGATATTTTAGGACACTCTGTGTCGGCTATGGACTCTATGCAATTGCTAACACAATGATGTTGATCTTACTTTATTTTACAGATTACAAGGGAGCATTATTTGCAACAGGAATGTTCGCCGCGTGTACGACGACATTTACCTGTGTGTCTTTATTCTTCCCACAGGTGTATTATGGGTTTGGATTTTTACTGGGAAGTGCAGTGTTCTTTTTGATCTGTACACTGCGTCTTGGATATTTTATAAAAAAACTTCCGTATTATATTTTGAGCGTACAGCCGATTGTGGCAGAGGATAAAACAGGTTTCTTCACACGGCTTGGATGCTTTTTGGAAGAGAAAATAGAGAGGGGAGATAAGCTTGAAAAAATATAA
- a CDS encoding CotH kinase family protein, producing the protein MKKYKLLALGCALLLGMSCCLTGCTTPEKTGDTSKKQTEQQEEIKKAETQDINDVHLRDKDRLYENDDETSVVTMYLTVSRGNSSEGTAHTWKEINSYSAYDYDKMGVERYQTAALLQVGDESGPQSGEVGYGENVPNATVQIRGQTSSRNSQKNYKIELKKNKGTWRGQRTINLNKHQTEGMRFRNKLSYDLLKGIPQLMSLRTQFVHLYVRDLTEGDSSEFQDYGLYTQVEQLNKTGMKNHGMDSKGQLYKINSFEFFRYEDVIKKEDDPTYDQKAFEKLLEIKGDSDHTKLIQMLTDLNDTSQPIEDILDQYFDRENLTYWMAYQILTGNVDTQNRNTYLYSPQNSDTWYLIAWDNDGSFMRTEYNIQNRFDQGSWECGVSNYWGNVLFQRCLQSEDFREELDAAIQDLRSYLSVDRISSMIEEYRTVTQKYLNQMPDQMYAPLTEAKYETIASAIPSEVEQNYELYKESLEKPMPFYIGKPVIEGNILKFNWDASYDFDAETITYTVELAKDYKFNKIVFRKDNIQIPEAETTVPADGQYFVRIRATNTSGQTQDAFDYYVTDDGKNYGMKCFYITGGQNVEEDIYEE; encoded by the coding sequence TTGAAAAAATATAAATTACTTGCGTTGGGATGTGCCCTTTTATTAGGAATGTCCTGTTGCCTGACGGGATGTACCACCCCGGAGAAAACAGGGGATACTTCAAAGAAACAGACAGAACAACAGGAAGAGATAAAAAAGGCAGAGACACAGGATATCAACGACGTTCACCTCAGGGATAAGGATAGGCTCTATGAAAATGATGACGAGACAAGTGTTGTGACGATGTATCTCACCGTTTCCCGTGGAAATTCTTCAGAGGGAACGGCTCATACCTGGAAGGAGATTAACAGTTATTCGGCCTATGATTATGACAAGATGGGAGTAGAACGTTACCAGACAGCGGCGCTTCTTCAGGTTGGTGATGAGTCAGGTCCGCAGAGCGGGGAGGTTGGATATGGTGAAAATGTGCCGAATGCTACCGTGCAGATCAGAGGACAGACATCGAGCCGTAATTCGCAGAAAAACTATAAGATTGAGCTGAAGAAGAATAAGGGAACCTGGCGTGGACAGCGCACGATCAATCTGAATAAACATCAGACAGAGGGAATGCGTTTCCGTAATAAGCTGTCCTACGATCTTCTGAAAGGGATACCGCAGCTGATGTCACTTAGAACCCAGTTTGTACATTTATATGTAAGAGATCTTACCGAGGGGGACAGCTCAGAATTCCAGGACTATGGATTGTACACACAGGTGGAACAGCTCAACAAGACAGGAATGAAGAATCATGGAATGGATTCGAAGGGACAGTTGTACAAAATTAATTCGTTTGAGTTTTTCCGTTATGAAGATGTGATAAAAAAAGAAGACGATCCGACCTATGACCAGAAAGCCTTTGAAAAGCTCCTGGAGATCAAAGGAGATTCAGATCATACGAAACTGATTCAAATGCTGACAGATCTGAATGATACTTCTCAACCGATTGAGGATATTCTGGATCAATATTTTGACAGAGAAAATCTGACGTACTGGATGGCGTATCAGATACTGACCGGAAATGTAGATACACAGAATCGTAATACATATTTATATAGTCCACAGAATTCGGACACATGGTATCTGATCGCGTGGGATAATGACGGCTCTTTCATGAGAACCGAATACAACATTCAGAATCGTTTCGATCAGGGAAGTTGGGAATGTGGAGTCAGTAATTACTGGGGAAATGTTCTCTTTCAAAGATGTCTGCAGTCGGAGGATTTCCGTGAGGAACTTGATGCGGCGATTCAGGATCTGAGATCCTATCTCAGTGTGGATCGGATCAGTAGTATGATAGAGGAATATCGTACAGTTACTCAGAAGTATTTAAATCAGATGCCGGACCAGATGTATGCACCGTTGACTGAAGCGAAGTATGAAACAATTGCATCGGCAATCCCTTCAGAGGTAGAACAAAATTATGAACTTTATAAGGAGAGCCTGGAAAAGCCAATGCCGTTTTATATTGGAAAACCGGTGATCGAGGGAAATATTTTGAAGTTCAACTGGGACGCATCGTATGACTTTGATGCAGAGACGATCACTTATACAGTTGAACTGGCAAAAGATTATAAGTTTAATAAGATTGTATTTCGTAAGGATAATATTCAAATTCCGGAAGCGGAGACTACAGTTCCGGCAGATGGTCAGTATTTTGTGCGTATCCGTGCGACAAATACATCTGGACAGACGCAGGATGCTTTTGATTATTATGTAACAGATGATGGAAAGAATTATGGTATGAAATGTTTCTACATTACAGGCGGACAAAATGTTGAGGAAGATATTTATGAGGAATGA
- a CDS encoding polyphosphate polymerase domain-containing protein: MRNDLSKERFRNEWKYLISTSEKELLELRMKHLLKKDPNAKGNGYMIRSLYFEDYFNNAYAEKESGVLMRKKYRIRIYDCSDRSIKLERKKKFGSYIYKESAPLTKEEFYKILDGDYQFLLRSPYPLCREFYVECVSNLMRPRTIVDYDRVPWIMDEGTVRITFDSDVRAAVGSYDIFDPSLPTLPVLEPGKLVMEVKFTEMLPQIVRDLLPPNAQEFTAVSKYVLCYEKSQYLHGFEYWNETQERKLL; encoded by the coding sequence ATGAGGAATGATTTATCAAAAGAACGCTTCCGTAATGAATGGAAATATCTGATCAGTACCAGTGAAAAAGAACTGCTGGAGCTGAGGATGAAGCATTTGCTGAAAAAGGATCCAAATGCAAAGGGAAATGGTTATATGATCCGCAGCCTTTATTTTGAAGATTATTTCAACAACGCTTATGCGGAAAAGGAATCGGGTGTCCTGATGCGAAAAAAATATCGAATCCGTATTTATGATTGTAGTGACCGTTCGATTAAGTTGGAGCGGAAGAAGAAATTCGGAAGTTATATTTATAAAGAAAGTGCTCCGCTGACAAAGGAAGAATTCTATAAGATCCTCGATGGGGATTATCAATTTTTATTAAGAAGTCCATATCCGTTGTGCAGAGAATTTTATGTGGAATGCGTCAGCAATCTCATGCGTCCACGTACGATCGTTGACTATGATCGTGTACCGTGGATCATGGATGAGGGGACAGTCAGGATTACATTTGACAGTGATGTGAGGGCAGCGGTTGGAAGTTATGACATCTTTGATCCGTCCCTTCCGACACTTCCGGTGCTTGAACCGGGGAAACTGGTTATGGAAGTGAAATTCACAGAGATGCTTCCACAGATCGTGCGTGACTTGCTTCCACCAAATGCACAGGAATTCACAGCAGTATCAAAATATGTACTCTGTTATGAAAAATCGCAGTATTTGCATGGATTTGAATATTGGAATGAAACACAGGAGAGAAAACTATTATGA
- a CDS encoding DUF4956 domain-containing protein yields MSIQDMIKKSVLESGVFGSFNAPKMAISLIMALLLGAVIYMVYSKFYVGVIFSRSFAVTLVGMTLLTCMVTLAISTNIVISLGMVGALSIVRFRTAVKDPMDLLYLFWAITTGITTGAGMYPLALIAAAVMIIMIYLFYHKQQKGRIYIAVIHYQGDEAGDEIIRSFGRMKYFIKSKTMRGEKTEMAVEVFCRQNDLDFTEKIRKITNVEDITLIQYNGEYHG; encoded by the coding sequence ATGAGTATACAAGATATGATTAAGAAGTCGGTGCTGGAATCCGGCGTATTTGGCAGCTTTAATGCACCGAAGATGGCAATTTCGCTGATCATGGCGTTGCTTCTCGGAGCAGTGATCTATATGGTTTACAGCAAGTTTTATGTAGGGGTGATCTTCTCTCGGAGCTTTGCAGTTACGTTGGTCGGCATGACACTTCTCACTTGCATGGTTACTCTGGCAATCAGTACGAATATCGTGATTTCCCTTGGTATGGTCGGTGCATTGTCTATCGTACGTTTCCGTACGGCGGTGAAGGATCCGATGGATCTGCTCTATCTTTTCTGGGCGATCACGACAGGTATCACGACTGGAGCGGGAATGTATCCGTTGGCACTGATTGCAGCAGCGGTTATGATCATTATGATTTATCTGTTTTATCATAAGCAGCAGAAAGGCAGAATCTATATCGCTGTGATCCATTATCAGGGGGATGAAGCCGGTGATGAGATCATCCGCAGCTTTGGCAGAATGAAATACTTCATAAAGTCAAAGACGATGCGTGGGGAGAAAACAGAGATGGCAGTTGAGGTATTCTGTCGGCAGAATGATCTCGATTTCACAGAGAAGATCCGGAAGATCACAAATGTAGAAGATATTACATTGATCCAGTATAATGGAGAGTATCACGGATAA